Genomic segment of bacterium:
ATCGATTACGACCATCGGATGTCGAGGGTGGGTGTGGGTATCCTGCTGGCGGATTGGCTGTAACGGCTGCCAGGCCCAGCCGAGCGCGAAGCGCAAAGTTCGAAGCGCGAAGAAAAAGCCTGCCTTCGTTCATCGTGCTTCGTTCTTCGCTCCGGGCCGCAGTTTCTCAGCGGCCCCTATTCAAACAACAGGTTGGCGTCGATGAAAAAGCCGTTGGCCTTTAGCTGTTTCAAAAGGCCGATCTGCCAGCCGCCTTCTTCCTGGTACTGGATGTAGCGAACACCGAAAAGCTGCTCAGGAAGGTCGCCTGGACGCTCCCCCTCAAACAGCACGGTCACCGCTCCCGGGCCCAGCCGACCAACGAAAAACCCCAATTTGTACGCCAATTCGTGCTTGGATTTTCCCATCCCGATAACAGACGTAAGGCCGGAGAGCCCTCCCCTCTGCCCGACGGCGAGGATCAGGAGCGTGAAAGCGATATGATCCACTGAGGCCAGGCTTTCCATGGACAGGGCAGAAGGGTCCTGGCCCGGGACCTCTATAGAGATACCAAGGCGGCCAAGCAGCTGTTCGACTGACGGAGTGATCGCCTCCCCGGCGCCGGAAATGATAAGGACCTTGCCCGGCTGATTCTGGGTGGATGCGGGTTTTTGCGGCGCTGACTGCGGGGCGCCGGGTGGCGAGGGTGCGGGTTTTTCGGCCACGGTTTTCGAAGCCTGCGAAGGAGCCGGCTTGGGCGCCTCCTTCAAGGGCGCCTTCACGGCCTTGGCCCGCTCTTTGGGCGGTGACTGTTTCACCTCCACCAGGTCCTCGCTGGAAATCTCCTGGATCAGGTCCGGTTCATCGTCAATGCGGTCCATGAGTTCGAGGAGTTCCTCGAGCCTGGTGATAGCCTTGGGGACGCCCATCTCGTACTTGGACTGCTTTTCCGTTTTGGAGTCCGCCCTCGAAAGGGGCCCTGCGGATATCTTGAACTGTTCGAAAGCGTCGTGCTCCGGAGATTCGCTGCCGAAAACGTCACTGACAGATTGTGACACCGCCAGTTCGAGGTCTTCCACCTCCTGGCTGTCGAAAGGAACAATCCTCGGATCGATGGTCCGGAGCTGATCCAGGACCTCCTGGAGGAGTTCCCTGCCCTTTTTCCCGGATAACTGTGCCATGGGTGACCCCCTGCGATGCGTCCCGGCACCGGCGACATGTTGGAATAAGGAGAATAGCACCAATATGGTAGCACCTGGATGTCCTTTGTCCAAGTGCAGGAATTCGGGCATTTTTTCTCCCACCTGTCAAAGCTCCCTGGGCGCTTGGCCCAAACGAGAGTTATAATAGCCTATATATCGGGAACTGAGTACTGGGAACCGGGAACTCGGAACTAAAAACCAGCACCTGGAATCCAGGGATGTGCAGGAAATCTATGGAGCAGGGCGCTTGCGAAAAACTTTTTACCGCTGACGGGTATAGTGGCCGCCGGACATTGTAGAGTCGCAAAAAGTCCAATCCGGGACTTTTTGCTCCACGGAAAGGGAAGAACGTCGTTTTCCCTTTCCTCACGGATCAATGACTTACGGTGTGAGTCATTGATTTGGGCGCCCCGCGCGGGGCGCATTGATGGACTTTTTACGAGTCCATCAACCTTGGAGGTGATGGCAATGTTGGATCTCGACGCCCAAGAGCGTGAAATCCTGGCCGACGTGCTGGACACGCTGCTAGCCGACCTGAGAATGGAGATCGGTCGAACGGATCGGCAGGATTATCGCGTTATGCTGAAAAGACGCAAAGCCATCCTGGAAAAAGCCGTGGCCCATTTCAGGGGAGAGCAGGGTTTACAGATCGGGAGTGCGGGTCAGGGGGTGTTTCAACTCTGACGACGGGATAAGGATCAGGAGCGATGGGCCAGGGGGTGCGGTACGGTCCCGATGTCGTTGAGCCGGGAGGTGTGCACCGCGGGATTCGAGGTCTGCCGTTTGACCTACAGGATGCCGGCCGGCCAGCGCCGGGTGATGGTTCGGTCAAGGGTTGAAGCAAAAGGATGGATGGATTTGTACTTAGGGAAACCCCCCGGCTTTGCCGGGGGACCCGAGAAGTTTGACAGTTCCTGGAGTAGGAGTAGGAGACCATTAATAAAGCTGACTCACCACAGCCTGTCCTGAGCTTGCCTGCAGTGAGCTTGTCGAACTGTCGAAGGGCGCGGCCGCTGGGAGGCCGCTCCCTTCGACAAGCTTCACAGTTCAAGCCCCCGACTTTGCCGGGGGTACATGGCTGTCAGCGAACCGGGAACCAGAAACTAATAACAAAGAGCTGGGAGCGAAGGATCGTATTAGCACATAGCCCCCAGTACCTGGCTCTGCAATTCTTCACAGCGAGGAGATCCCCCATGCCCCTTTATGAATTCGAATGCAAAAAGTGCAGGCGCCCTTTCGACAAGGTCATGAGCATCAGGGAGATGGAAACAGGGCAGGTTGAATGCCCCAGGTGCGGCTCCGACGATGTTTTGAAGCTCATCTCATCCGGTGGGATAAAGATCGGGATCGGCGGATACGCCGGTAAGGTAAAATAATCCAGCCTCCCGGGGCACCTGTCCCCGTCACCTCCCCGCCAAGCAGTCCGGAAAGATCCCTCTTCTCCTTGCCCGGCACGTTGGCCATGAGCCGGATCGCGGCAACGACGCGGCCGCGCCCGTACGGGACGAGGATCGGGAAGTTGATGATAACAGGCGGATTTGATGTAATATGGGGGATCTGCTCCGGAAGGAGAGCCGCTTGTCGAAGAGAAAGATAACCATGACAGCTGCCCTTGCTCTCGTGCTGTTTTGTTCCGGGGCCGCGGCAGCTGCCGAAACGGCGCTGATCGGGGACAGCATGGGCGCCTGCATGGGTGAAGAGGGGTTTGAAACGGCCTGGCTGGACAGGATCCATTCCTACATCACCAGGACCCTGTGCCAGCCTTCCGTGTGGTTCGACAACTTTTTCGGTGAACAACGTTCCGGCGAAGAGTGGCCTGGCAGCCTGGTGCGGTGGAGATCATCCTTTCGAAGGGACGAGAAGGAGGGGGATCTTTTCGGTTCCGGCGTGAGCGCCAGCCTGCGTCTCCCCAAGATGAGCCAAAAGTTCAGGCTGATAATCACCTCCCAGGACAATGACCTGGATGCGCCCGGCCATCCTGGTGAAGACCCTTTTCTGCAGGATACGGATCCAGGGGTTACTGCCGACACGAAACGAAGT
This window contains:
- a CDS encoding zinc ribbon domain-containing protein codes for the protein MPLYEFECKKCRRPFDKVMSIREMETGQVECPRCGSDDVLKLISSGGIKIGIGGYAGKVK